One stretch of Lucilia cuprina isolate Lc7/37 chromosome 6, ASM2204524v1, whole genome shotgun sequence DNA includes these proteins:
- the LOC111674485 gene encoding histidine decarboxylase isoform X1 — protein sequence MDFTEYRQRGKEMVDYIADYLENIRDRRVFPDVKPGYMKNLLPDSAPLEGEQWNAIFGDVERVIMPGITHWQSPHMHAYFPALNSFPSLLGDMLADAINCLGFTWASSPACTELEIIVMNWLGKMINLPDDFLHLSSASRGGGVVQTTASEATLVCLLAGRTKAIQRFHEKRPGYQDAEINARLVAYCSDQAHSSVEKAALIGLVRMRYIEADENLSMRGQLLREAIEDDIRQGLVPFWVCATLGTTGSCSFDNLEEIGIVCREFNLWLHVDAAYAGSAFICPEFRTWLKGIERADSIAFNPSKWLMIHFDATALWVKDSTAVHRTFNVEPLYLQHENSGVAVDFMHWQIPLSRRFRALKIWFVLRSFGIKGLQRHIREGVRLAQKFEALVLADHRFEIPAKRHLGLVVFRIKGENEITERLLKRLNHRGNLHCIPSSLKGKYVIRFTVTSTRTSVDDILKDWMEIKNSATAILEEMNITISNRVYLKDTKEKCEGFGSSLLLSNSPLSPKIVNGSFAALFDADEFLAKTYAGIRIAHQESPSMRRRVRGILMSGKQFSLDSHMDVVVQTSMNSHTTNSRMVDCYGKTSTSAKNEERDSICEDEESVEDCEMNWLLNTALQLNPKNYLAVLNKHQQLTPVDIIHHQNNLSLFTKYAKRYEVNNFTKSVNSVRTPLTQYQLYTLPRRPPPFNADISNDLSEKQTDLTNLYPGKRYLNLDLTLHNDSIFTDTIFNLPTPTEDLIPIIITADTPTSSTNSIPEIEDLNKLHPPNSSFAASLDADNDVEDLKKLLPSTSILIPIEETAEETKDFEESLTSTKNTIEKEDLTKNQTANSCLFSNLLSSEENQDEIADLTSTNMNPFLMQTYPTIVKNSLHDQESKCSTVEEDSLVFKASNTETNIQQPISLNKAEDSKMTKDINKDDNPSCSKEANEKIFTKHPKDATKRDDSPDFKELNSETNIKPLKYFSNEKVSPVFGQLRNEIIYDPSKSDSYSQDPLNFKELNSKLNIQSSKSSSITENSLGFQDLNISLNQSMDFLIDSAKSSLVFKDSTDLEESYPGTSKSFSFTECTSELNKNLKQSMDPSFIEDISNESVNLQASNSNPIKDSSLLSSKSLDFKQFTKPSNFYSDIKKTSMSNESDKQTPISFALIKGSKGSKESGNNIQTSTYTDVKEDLSVCKEVGNESKMQTLKTTLILESCTDLEELPNESNNPKAKCSLQSDNFSNYKTFNKEFTTEPATSSTKAFNSKSNIPQTSTNEDIVLFKPLTKDNSIQSLKSSSPIEDFSDFKDCESSYQSSKSSSALEAATVFKELNKDERHKQIKILNRKSKDDSSSSSDEFLQSARQPSNDSESSSSESSSLELM from the exons ATGGATTTTACAGAATATCGTCAAAGGG GCAAAGAAATGGTCGATTATATAGCTGACTATTTGGAAAATATACGTGATCGCAGAGTTTTTCCCGATGTTAAACCGGGTTACATGAAAAACCTCCTACCCGATTCAGCACCGCTCGAAGGTGAACAATGGAATGCGATATTCGGAGATGTGGAACGTGTTATTATGCCCGGCATTACCCATTGGCAAAGTCCTCATATGCATGCCTACTTTCCAGCTCTTAATTCATTTCCTTCACTATTGGGTGATATGTTAGCCGATGCTATTAATTGTCTGGGATTCACTTGGGCCAGTTCACCGGCTTGTACTGAATTAGAAATTATAGTTATGAATTGGTTAGGTAAAATGATTAATCTACCAGATGATTTTCTACATTTGAGTAGCGCCAGTCGTGGAGGTGGTGTGGTGCAAACTACTGCCAGTGAGGCTACACTGGTTTGTCTGTTGGCCGGGAGGACTAAAGCTATTCAGCGTTTTCATGAAAAGCGTCCTGGCTATCAGGATGCTGAGATAAATGCTCGTTTGGTGGCCTATTGCTCGGATCAGGCTCATTCGAGTGTGGAGAAGGCGGCTTTAATAG gttTGGTCCGTATGCGTTATATCGAGGCTGATGAAAACTTATCTATGCGTGGCCAACTTTTAAGAGAAGCCATTGAAGATGATATACGTCAGGGTCTAGTACCTTTTTGG GTTTGTGCTACTTTGGGCACAACTGGTTCCTGTTCTTTTGATAATTTAGAAGAAATTGGCATTGTTTGCCGTGAATTTAATTTGTGGCTGCATGTTGATGCTGCCTATGCTGGCAGTGCTTTTATATGTCCAGAATTTCGCACGTGGCTTAAGGGTATTGAGCGTGCCGATTCAATTGCTTTTAATCCTTCCAAATGGCTAATGATACATTTTGATGCCACAGCTTTGTG GGTCAAAGACAGTACGGCTGTTCATCGTACTTTCAATGTGGAGCCTTTATATTTGCAACATGAAAATTCGGGTGTTGCTGTTGACTTTATGCATTGGCAGATACCATTGAGTCGTCGTTTTAGAGCTTTGAAAATTTGGTTTGTTTTACGTTCCTTTGGCATTAAGGGTCTTCAACGTCATATACGTGAGGGAGTACGTTTGGCACAAAAATTCGAAGCTTTAGTATTGGCCGATCATCGTTTTGAAATTCCTGCAAAAAGGCATTTGG GTCTGGTGGTTTTTCGTATAAAAGGCGAAAATGAAATAACAGAACGTTTACTTAAACGTCTTAATCATCGAGGCAATTTACATTGTATACCTTCCTCGCTAAAGGGTAAATATGTCATACGTTTTACAGTGACTTCCACGCGTACCTCTGTAgatgatattttaaaagattggATGGAAATAAAGAATTCAGCTACCGCCATTTTAGAGGAAATGAATATAACCATATCCAATCGTGTATATTTAAAAG ataCCAAAGAAAAATGTGAGGGTTTTGGTTCTAGCTTATTACTGTCCAATTCACCACTATCGCCTAAAATTGTAAATGGTTCTTTTGCGGCCCTATTTGATGCCGATGAGTTTTTGGCCAAAACTTATGCCGGTATTCGAATTGCA CATCAAGAATCCCCTTCAATGCGTCGTCGTGTTCGTGGTATTTTAATGTCgggtaaacaattttctttggaTTCTCATATGGATGTGGTGGTACAGACATCTATGAATTCCCACACCACCAACTCGAGAATGGTCGATTGTTATGGCAAGACCTCAACTAGTGCTAAGAACGAAGAACGTGATTCTATATGTGAAGATGAAGAAAGTGTGGAAG ATTGTGAAATGAATTGGTTACTGAACACAGCTCTCCAATTAAATCCCAAAAATTACTTAGCAGTATTAAACAAACATCAACAACTAACACCAGTCGACATCATTCATCACCAGAATAACTTAtcactatttacaaaatatgcaaaaagatatgaagtaaataattttacaaaatcagtGAATAGTGTAAGAACTCCTTTAACCCAATATCAGCTATATACCCTTCCTAGACGACCACCGCCATTTAATGCCGACATAAGCAACGATTTAAGTGAAAAACAAACGGATTTAACAAATCTATATCCTGGGAAACGTTATTTAAATTTGGATTTAACTCTGCACAATGATTCGATATTTACCGATACAATATTTAACCTGCCAACTCCAACGGAAGATCTTATACCCATAATAATAACAGCAGATACACCAACATCCTCTACGAATAGTATACCAGAAATTGaagatttaaataaactacATCCACCGAACAGTAGTTTTGCAGCAAGCTTAGATGCTGATAATGATGTTGAGGATTTAAAGAAGCTTTTACCTTCCACTTCAATATTAATACCAATTGAAGAAACAGCTGAGGAAACAAAAGATTTTGAAGAAAGTCTAACGTCCACTAAAAATACTATAGAAAAAGAAGATTTGACCAAAAATCAAACAGCAAACTCATGTTTATTTAGCAATTTATTGTCTTCTGAGGAAAATCAAGATGAAATAGCAGATTTAACTTCTACAAATATGAATCCTTTTTTAATGCAAACATATCCTACTATagttaaaaattctttacatGATCAAGAGTCAAAATGTTCGACCGTAGAAGAAGATTCTTTAGTTTTCAAAGCATCTAATACAGAAACCAATATTCAACAGCCAATATCTTTAAATAAAGCTGAGGATTCAAAAATGACCAAGGATATAAATAAAGACGATAATCCTTCTTGTTCTAAAGAGGCAAATGAAAAGATCTTTACAAAACATCCAAAAGATGCAACTAAAAGAGATGATTCTCCCGATTTTAAAGAGTTAAATAGTGAAACCAatataaaacctttaaaatatttttcgaatgAGAAAGTTTCTCCAGTTTTTGGCCAACtaagaaatgaaataatttatgaTCCATCAAAATCCGATTCTTATTCTCAAGATCCCttgaattttaaagaattgaACTCTAAACTTAATATTCAGTCTTCAAAATCATCTAGTATAACAGAAAATTCCCTAGGTTTTCAGGATTTAAATATCAGTTTAAACCAATCGATGGATTTCTTAATTGATTCTGCAAAATCTTCCTTGGTTTTTAAAGATTCTACAGATTTAGAAGAATCATATCCTGGAACTTCAAAATCATTCAGTTTTACAGAATGTACTTCTGAATTAAACAAGAATTTAAAGCAATCAATGGATCCGTCGTTTATTGAAGATATAAGTAACGAAAGTGTTAATCTACAAGCAAGTAATTCCAATCCTATCAAAGATTCTTCACTTTTATCATCTAAATCTTTGgactttaaacaatttactaAACCATCAAACTTTTATAGTgatataaagaaaacttcaatGTCCAACGAAAGTGATAAACAAACTCCAATATCTTTTGCTTTAATTAAAGGATCAAAAGGTTCTAAAGAAAGTGGCAACAATATTCAAACATCAACTTATACAGACGTAAAGGAAGATCTTTCAGTTTGTAAGGAAGTAGGTAATGAAAGCAAAATGCAGACTTTAAAAACAACTTTGATTTTGGAAAGCTGTACAGATTTAGAAGAATTACCCAATGAAAGCAATAACCCAAAGGCAAAATGTTCATTACAGTCAGACAATTTTTCAAACTACAAAacctttaataaagaatttaccaCGGAACCTGCAACATCATCTACCAAAGCATTCAATAGTAAAAGCAATATTCCTCAAACTTCAACAAATGAAGACATTGTCCTCTTTAAACCCTTAACCAAAGATAATAGTATACAATCTCTGAAATCTTCTAGTCCTATAGAAGACTTTTCAGATTTTAAAGATTGTGAAAGTTCTTATCAATCCTCAAAATCTTCTTCTGCTCTAGAAGCTGCAACAGTTTTCaaagaattaaataaagatGAAAggcataaacaaataaaaatattaaatagaaaatctaaagatgattcatcatcatcgtcagaTGAATTTTTACAATCAGCACGTCAGCCATCGAATGATTCTGAAAGTTCATCTAGCGAGTCGTCATCTTTGGAATTGATGTGA
- the LOC111674485 gene encoding histidine decarboxylase isoform X2: protein MDFTEYRQRGKEMVDYIADYLENIRDRRVFPDVKPGYMKNLLPDSAPLEGEQWNAIFGDVERVIMPGITHWQSPHMHAYFPALNSFPSLLGDMLADAINCLGFTWASSPACTELEIIVMNWLGKMINLPDDFLHLSSASRGGGVVQTTASEATLVCLLAGRTKAIQRFHEKRPGYQDAEINARLVAYCSDQAHSSVEKAALIGLVRMRYIEADENLSMRGQLLREAIEDDIRQGLVPFWVCATLGTTGSCSFDNLEEIGIVCREFNLWLHVDAAYAGSAFICPEFRTWLKGIERADSIAFNPSKWLMIHFDATALWVKDSTAVHRTFNVEPLYLQHENSGVAVDFMHWQIPLSRRFRALKIWFVLRSFGIKGLQRHIREGVRLAQKFEALVLADHRFEIPAKRHLVTSTRTSVDDILKDWMEIKNSATAILEEMNITISNRVYLKDTKEKCEGFGSSLLLSNSPLSPKIVNGSFAALFDADEFLAKTYAGIRIAHQESPSMRRRVRGILMSGKQFSLDSHMDVVVQTSMNSHTTNSRMVDCYGKTSTSAKNEERDSICEDEESVEDCEMNWLLNTALQLNPKNYLAVLNKHQQLTPVDIIHHQNNLSLFTKYAKRYEVNNFTKSVNSVRTPLTQYQLYTLPRRPPPFNADISNDLSEKQTDLTNLYPGKRYLNLDLTLHNDSIFTDTIFNLPTPTEDLIPIIITADTPTSSTNSIPEIEDLNKLHPPNSSFAASLDADNDVEDLKKLLPSTSILIPIEETAEETKDFEESLTSTKNTIEKEDLTKNQTANSCLFSNLLSSEENQDEIADLTSTNMNPFLMQTYPTIVKNSLHDQESKCSTVEEDSLVFKASNTETNIQQPISLNKAEDSKMTKDINKDDNPSCSKEANEKIFTKHPKDATKRDDSPDFKELNSETNIKPLKYFSNEKVSPVFGQLRNEIIYDPSKSDSYSQDPLNFKELNSKLNIQSSKSSSITENSLGFQDLNISLNQSMDFLIDSAKSSLVFKDSTDLEESYPGTSKSFSFTECTSELNKNLKQSMDPSFIEDISNESVNLQASNSNPIKDSSLLSSKSLDFKQFTKPSNFYSDIKKTSMSNESDKQTPISFALIKGSKGSKESGNNIQTSTYTDVKEDLSVCKEVGNESKMQTLKTTLILESCTDLEELPNESNNPKAKCSLQSDNFSNYKTFNKEFTTEPATSSTKAFNSKSNIPQTSTNEDIVLFKPLTKDNSIQSLKSSSPIEDFSDFKDCESSYQSSKSSSALEAATVFKELNKDERHKQIKILNRKSKDDSSSSSDEFLQSARQPSNDSESSSSESSSLELM from the exons ATGGATTTTACAGAATATCGTCAAAGGG GCAAAGAAATGGTCGATTATATAGCTGACTATTTGGAAAATATACGTGATCGCAGAGTTTTTCCCGATGTTAAACCGGGTTACATGAAAAACCTCCTACCCGATTCAGCACCGCTCGAAGGTGAACAATGGAATGCGATATTCGGAGATGTGGAACGTGTTATTATGCCCGGCATTACCCATTGGCAAAGTCCTCATATGCATGCCTACTTTCCAGCTCTTAATTCATTTCCTTCACTATTGGGTGATATGTTAGCCGATGCTATTAATTGTCTGGGATTCACTTGGGCCAGTTCACCGGCTTGTACTGAATTAGAAATTATAGTTATGAATTGGTTAGGTAAAATGATTAATCTACCAGATGATTTTCTACATTTGAGTAGCGCCAGTCGTGGAGGTGGTGTGGTGCAAACTACTGCCAGTGAGGCTACACTGGTTTGTCTGTTGGCCGGGAGGACTAAAGCTATTCAGCGTTTTCATGAAAAGCGTCCTGGCTATCAGGATGCTGAGATAAATGCTCGTTTGGTGGCCTATTGCTCGGATCAGGCTCATTCGAGTGTGGAGAAGGCGGCTTTAATAG gttTGGTCCGTATGCGTTATATCGAGGCTGATGAAAACTTATCTATGCGTGGCCAACTTTTAAGAGAAGCCATTGAAGATGATATACGTCAGGGTCTAGTACCTTTTTGG GTTTGTGCTACTTTGGGCACAACTGGTTCCTGTTCTTTTGATAATTTAGAAGAAATTGGCATTGTTTGCCGTGAATTTAATTTGTGGCTGCATGTTGATGCTGCCTATGCTGGCAGTGCTTTTATATGTCCAGAATTTCGCACGTGGCTTAAGGGTATTGAGCGTGCCGATTCAATTGCTTTTAATCCTTCCAAATGGCTAATGATACATTTTGATGCCACAGCTTTGTG GGTCAAAGACAGTACGGCTGTTCATCGTACTTTCAATGTGGAGCCTTTATATTTGCAACATGAAAATTCGGGTGTTGCTGTTGACTTTATGCATTGGCAGATACCATTGAGTCGTCGTTTTAGAGCTTTGAAAATTTGGTTTGTTTTACGTTCCTTTGGCATTAAGGGTCTTCAACGTCATATACGTGAGGGAGTACGTTTGGCACAAAAATTCGAAGCTTTAGTATTGGCCGATCATCGTTTTGAAATTCCTGCAAAAAGGCATTTGG TGACTTCCACGCGTACCTCTGTAgatgatattttaaaagattggATGGAAATAAAGAATTCAGCTACCGCCATTTTAGAGGAAATGAATATAACCATATCCAATCGTGTATATTTAAAAG ataCCAAAGAAAAATGTGAGGGTTTTGGTTCTAGCTTATTACTGTCCAATTCACCACTATCGCCTAAAATTGTAAATGGTTCTTTTGCGGCCCTATTTGATGCCGATGAGTTTTTGGCCAAAACTTATGCCGGTATTCGAATTGCA CATCAAGAATCCCCTTCAATGCGTCGTCGTGTTCGTGGTATTTTAATGTCgggtaaacaattttctttggaTTCTCATATGGATGTGGTGGTACAGACATCTATGAATTCCCACACCACCAACTCGAGAATGGTCGATTGTTATGGCAAGACCTCAACTAGTGCTAAGAACGAAGAACGTGATTCTATATGTGAAGATGAAGAAAGTGTGGAAG ATTGTGAAATGAATTGGTTACTGAACACAGCTCTCCAATTAAATCCCAAAAATTACTTAGCAGTATTAAACAAACATCAACAACTAACACCAGTCGACATCATTCATCACCAGAATAACTTAtcactatttacaaaatatgcaaaaagatatgaagtaaataattttacaaaatcagtGAATAGTGTAAGAACTCCTTTAACCCAATATCAGCTATATACCCTTCCTAGACGACCACCGCCATTTAATGCCGACATAAGCAACGATTTAAGTGAAAAACAAACGGATTTAACAAATCTATATCCTGGGAAACGTTATTTAAATTTGGATTTAACTCTGCACAATGATTCGATATTTACCGATACAATATTTAACCTGCCAACTCCAACGGAAGATCTTATACCCATAATAATAACAGCAGATACACCAACATCCTCTACGAATAGTATACCAGAAATTGaagatttaaataaactacATCCACCGAACAGTAGTTTTGCAGCAAGCTTAGATGCTGATAATGATGTTGAGGATTTAAAGAAGCTTTTACCTTCCACTTCAATATTAATACCAATTGAAGAAACAGCTGAGGAAACAAAAGATTTTGAAGAAAGTCTAACGTCCACTAAAAATACTATAGAAAAAGAAGATTTGACCAAAAATCAAACAGCAAACTCATGTTTATTTAGCAATTTATTGTCTTCTGAGGAAAATCAAGATGAAATAGCAGATTTAACTTCTACAAATATGAATCCTTTTTTAATGCAAACATATCCTACTATagttaaaaattctttacatGATCAAGAGTCAAAATGTTCGACCGTAGAAGAAGATTCTTTAGTTTTCAAAGCATCTAATACAGAAACCAATATTCAACAGCCAATATCTTTAAATAAAGCTGAGGATTCAAAAATGACCAAGGATATAAATAAAGACGATAATCCTTCTTGTTCTAAAGAGGCAAATGAAAAGATCTTTACAAAACATCCAAAAGATGCAACTAAAAGAGATGATTCTCCCGATTTTAAAGAGTTAAATAGTGAAACCAatataaaacctttaaaatatttttcgaatgAGAAAGTTTCTCCAGTTTTTGGCCAACtaagaaatgaaataatttatgaTCCATCAAAATCCGATTCTTATTCTCAAGATCCCttgaattttaaagaattgaACTCTAAACTTAATATTCAGTCTTCAAAATCATCTAGTATAACAGAAAATTCCCTAGGTTTTCAGGATTTAAATATCAGTTTAAACCAATCGATGGATTTCTTAATTGATTCTGCAAAATCTTCCTTGGTTTTTAAAGATTCTACAGATTTAGAAGAATCATATCCTGGAACTTCAAAATCATTCAGTTTTACAGAATGTACTTCTGAATTAAACAAGAATTTAAAGCAATCAATGGATCCGTCGTTTATTGAAGATATAAGTAACGAAAGTGTTAATCTACAAGCAAGTAATTCCAATCCTATCAAAGATTCTTCACTTTTATCATCTAAATCTTTGgactttaaacaatttactaAACCATCAAACTTTTATAGTgatataaagaaaacttcaatGTCCAACGAAAGTGATAAACAAACTCCAATATCTTTTGCTTTAATTAAAGGATCAAAAGGTTCTAAAGAAAGTGGCAACAATATTCAAACATCAACTTATACAGACGTAAAGGAAGATCTTTCAGTTTGTAAGGAAGTAGGTAATGAAAGCAAAATGCAGACTTTAAAAACAACTTTGATTTTGGAAAGCTGTACAGATTTAGAAGAATTACCCAATGAAAGCAATAACCCAAAGGCAAAATGTTCATTACAGTCAGACAATTTTTCAAACTACAAAacctttaataaagaatttaccaCGGAACCTGCAACATCATCTACCAAAGCATTCAATAGTAAAAGCAATATTCCTCAAACTTCAACAAATGAAGACATTGTCCTCTTTAAACCCTTAACCAAAGATAATAGTATACAATCTCTGAAATCTTCTAGTCCTATAGAAGACTTTTCAGATTTTAAAGATTGTGAAAGTTCTTATCAATCCTCAAAATCTTCTTCTGCTCTAGAAGCTGCAACAGTTTTCaaagaattaaataaagatGAAAggcataaacaaataaaaatattaaatagaaaatctaaagatgattcatcatcatcgtcagaTGAATTTTTACAATCAGCACGTCAGCCATCGAATGATTCTGAAAGTTCATCTAGCGAGTCGTCATCTTTGGAATTGATGTGA
- the LOC111674485 gene encoding uncharacterized protein LOC111674485 isoform X3 has translation MNWLLNTALQLNPKNYLAVLNKHQQLTPVDIIHHQNNLSLFTKYAKRYEVNNFTKSVNSVRTPLTQYQLYTLPRRPPPFNADISNDLSEKQTDLTNLYPGKRYLNLDLTLHNDSIFTDTIFNLPTPTEDLIPIIITADTPTSSTNSIPEIEDLNKLHPPNSSFAASLDADNDVEDLKKLLPSTSILIPIEETAEETKDFEESLTSTKNTIEKEDLTKNQTANSCLFSNLLSSEENQDEIADLTSTNMNPFLMQTYPTIVKNSLHDQESKCSTVEEDSLVFKASNTETNIQQPISLNKAEDSKMTKDINKDDNPSCSKEANEKIFTKHPKDATKRDDSPDFKELNSETNIKPLKYFSNEKVSPVFGQLRNEIIYDPSKSDSYSQDPLNFKELNSKLNIQSSKSSSITENSLGFQDLNISLNQSMDFLIDSAKSSLVFKDSTDLEESYPGTSKSFSFTECTSELNKNLKQSMDPSFIEDISNESVNLQASNSNPIKDSSLLSSKSLDFKQFTKPSNFYSDIKKTSMSNESDKQTPISFALIKGSKGSKESGNNIQTSTYTDVKEDLSVCKEVGNESKMQTLKTTLILESCTDLEELPNESNNPKAKCSLQSDNFSNYKTFNKEFTTEPATSSTKAFNSKSNIPQTSTNEDIVLFKPLTKDNSIQSLKSSSPIEDFSDFKDCESSYQSSKSSSALEAATVFKELNKDERHKQIKILNRKSKDDSSSSSDEFLQSARQPSNDSESSSSESSSLELM, from the coding sequence ATGAATTGGTTACTGAACACAGCTCTCCAATTAAATCCCAAAAATTACTTAGCAGTATTAAACAAACATCAACAACTAACACCAGTCGACATCATTCATCACCAGAATAACTTAtcactatttacaaaatatgcaaaaagatatgaagtaaataattttacaaaatcagtGAATAGTGTAAGAACTCCTTTAACCCAATATCAGCTATATACCCTTCCTAGACGACCACCGCCATTTAATGCCGACATAAGCAACGATTTAAGTGAAAAACAAACGGATTTAACAAATCTATATCCTGGGAAACGTTATTTAAATTTGGATTTAACTCTGCACAATGATTCGATATTTACCGATACAATATTTAACCTGCCAACTCCAACGGAAGATCTTATACCCATAATAATAACAGCAGATACACCAACATCCTCTACGAATAGTATACCAGAAATTGaagatttaaataaactacATCCACCGAACAGTAGTTTTGCAGCAAGCTTAGATGCTGATAATGATGTTGAGGATTTAAAGAAGCTTTTACCTTCCACTTCAATATTAATACCAATTGAAGAAACAGCTGAGGAAACAAAAGATTTTGAAGAAAGTCTAACGTCCACTAAAAATACTATAGAAAAAGAAGATTTGACCAAAAATCAAACAGCAAACTCATGTTTATTTAGCAATTTATTGTCTTCTGAGGAAAATCAAGATGAAATAGCAGATTTAACTTCTACAAATATGAATCCTTTTTTAATGCAAACATATCCTACTATagttaaaaattctttacatGATCAAGAGTCAAAATGTTCGACCGTAGAAGAAGATTCTTTAGTTTTCAAAGCATCTAATACAGAAACCAATATTCAACAGCCAATATCTTTAAATAAAGCTGAGGATTCAAAAATGACCAAGGATATAAATAAAGACGATAATCCTTCTTGTTCTAAAGAGGCAAATGAAAAGATCTTTACAAAACATCCAAAAGATGCAACTAAAAGAGATGATTCTCCCGATTTTAAAGAGTTAAATAGTGAAACCAatataaaacctttaaaatatttttcgaatgAGAAAGTTTCTCCAGTTTTTGGCCAACtaagaaatgaaataatttatgaTCCATCAAAATCCGATTCTTATTCTCAAGATCCCttgaattttaaagaattgaACTCTAAACTTAATATTCAGTCTTCAAAATCATCTAGTATAACAGAAAATTCCCTAGGTTTTCAGGATTTAAATATCAGTTTAAACCAATCGATGGATTTCTTAATTGATTCTGCAAAATCTTCCTTGGTTTTTAAAGATTCTACAGATTTAGAAGAATCATATCCTGGAACTTCAAAATCATTCAGTTTTACAGAATGTACTTCTGAATTAAACAAGAATTTAAAGCAATCAATGGATCCGTCGTTTATTGAAGATATAAGTAACGAAAGTGTTAATCTACAAGCAAGTAATTCCAATCCTATCAAAGATTCTTCACTTTTATCATCTAAATCTTTGgactttaaacaatttactaAACCATCAAACTTTTATAGTgatataaagaaaacttcaatGTCCAACGAAAGTGATAAACAAACTCCAATATCTTTTGCTTTAATTAAAGGATCAAAAGGTTCTAAAGAAAGTGGCAACAATATTCAAACATCAACTTATACAGACGTAAAGGAAGATCTTTCAGTTTGTAAGGAAGTAGGTAATGAAAGCAAAATGCAGACTTTAAAAACAACTTTGATTTTGGAAAGCTGTACAGATTTAGAAGAATTACCCAATGAAAGCAATAACCCAAAGGCAAAATGTTCATTACAGTCAGACAATTTTTCAAACTACAAAacctttaataaagaatttaccaCGGAACCTGCAACATCATCTACCAAAGCATTCAATAGTAAAAGCAATATTCCTCAAACTTCAACAAATGAAGACATTGTCCTCTTTAAACCCTTAACCAAAGATAATAGTATACAATCTCTGAAATCTTCTAGTCCTATAGAAGACTTTTCAGATTTTAAAGATTGTGAAAGTTCTTATCAATCCTCAAAATCTTCTTCTGCTCTAGAAGCTGCAACAGTTTTCaaagaattaaataaagatGAAAggcataaacaaataaaaatattaaatagaaaatctaaagatgattcatcatcatcgtcagaTGAATTTTTACAATCAGCACGTCAGCCATCGAATGATTCTGAAAGTTCATCTAGCGAGTCGTCATCTTTGGAATTGATGTGA